The Stieleria maiorica genome includes the window CAACGCATTCACGTCGCGTCGGCGGGGATCTATCTGGAACTGCTAGTCGCCGCGATCGCGATGTTGGTTTGGCGCTCCGCCGATTCAGCGTTGGTCCGACACGTGTGCACCAGCGTGATGCTCTCGGCCGGCGTCGCGACGCTGGTGTTCAATGCCAATCCGCTGATGAAGTTCGACGGCTACTTCATGCTGGTCGACTGGGCCCGGGCGCCGAACTTGTACACGGACAGCCAGAACCAGTTGCGACGATTGCTGCGACGCCTGTTTCTGGGCGGCGAGGTCAAAGAGCCTCAATGGACACCCGGCTATCGGATTGCCGTCGGTGTTTACGCACCGCTGGCATTGTTTTGGAAAGGTTTTGTATGTCTGGGGCTGACGCTTGCCGCGACGAAACTCTTTCACGGGCTGGGAACGCTGCTGGCGGTCGTCGCCTGTGTGTGCTGGATCGGCGGTCCGGCGTGGCGTGGTTTTTCGATGATTCGCAAGGCCCCACGGTCCGGGCGGCGACGGTTCGCGCTGGCCGCGGCCGGATCGCTGGCGCTGGCCGGTGCCCTGTCGGTGGTGGTCCCCTGGCCGGGAGCGACGCCGGTCCACGCGGTGGTGGAGTATTCGCCGCACGAAGTGGTGCGGGCCGAGGTGCCGGGATTTGTCCACGCGATCCATGTCGACACGGGACAGTGGGTGTCCGAGGGCGAGCAGCTGTTGACGCTTCGCAACCCGGAACTGGTCCTCGAAGCCGAGCAGTTGGAAACGAAGATTCAACAATCGACGTTGCGCAGGCGCCAACAGACGCTTCGAGGGAAACACGCCGCCGCGCAAGCCGAGGCGACCGAGTGGGAGTCGTTGACAAGACGGCTGCAAGACGCGAACGAACAAATCGATTCACTGGTCGTCCGTGCGTCCCGTTCCGGCGTGGTCGTTCGCCGACGATTGCAGGAGTTGCAAGGAACCTATGTCGCCCAGGGCGATGAGTTGCTGGTGATCGGAGACGAATCACAAAAGGAACTTCGGCTGCTGATTCCGCAGGACAGATACGACCAGTTTCGCGATCAGGCCGGTACCGCGGTTCGGTTTCGCGCCCCCGGACAGCCGACGCAAATGTCTGCGTTGTCAACGATCATCCCGCGGGCGCGGACCGAGGTGGATTATCCGTCGTTGCTGGCCAGTAACGGAGGTCCGCTGGCGGTCAAACACGTTTCCAACGATGCATCGCAAGCTGCTGCGGAATTCGAATTGCTGGTGCCCCACTTCGAAGCCATCGTTCCGCTCGATGCGTCGCAAGGCGCCGGTTTGCATAGCGGACAACGAGCCAGTGTCTCGATCGGGGGACTCGACCGGACGATCGGATCGCACCTGTGGCGGGTGACGGCGGAGTGGATCGACCAGGCGGTTCAAGCGACAGACCGCTGATTCGGTTTTGCGGGTCGTATCGAACGTGCGGACACCGTTTAAGAATCCAAATTGTTAGCCCAGTGCGAATTTGCAACATCACCTCCAACGTCGACAGATTGACTTACGGTTTCCTGCGAGAGCAGCTCTCGCGATGATTTCTAGGCAACCCCAAGAGCGGATGAACGCGACGACTCCATCAACGTTGGCCTGTGCCGTGGCCCCCCCGGCACCCGTCGCTTCGCAGAGGTCCAAGGAGACCGGCTGCACGAAGTCCGGTCGTGTCATGATCGCCGACGATGAGCCGATCAACATCAAGTTGATTCAAAAGTACCTCCGCAGCGCGGGGTACCACGAGTTTGTCACGACGAGCGAGTCGCGTGAGGTGGTTGATCTGGTGCGGTCGACGCGGCCCGATATCTTGATTCTCGATGTCGTGATGCCGCACGTCACGGGGTTGGACATCCTGGAGATCATCCGCAACGATCCCGATCAGGCTCATCTGCCGGTTCTGATCGTGACCGCATCGACCGACGAGCAAACCAAGATCGATGCGTTGGAACTGGGGGCGACCGACTTTTTGCATAAACCGGTCAAACCGACCGAGTTGTTGCCGCGGGTGCGAAACTCGCTGGTGCTCAAGGCGCACCACGACCAGATGGCCGCCTACTCCAAACGACTGGAAGCCGAAGTCGCCCAGCGGACCGCCGATCTGGCCCAGTCACGCGAAGAAGTCATCCATGTGCTCGCCTGTGCGGCCGAGTACCGTGACCAAGAAACCGGCAACCACGTCATTCGTGTCGGACGGTTCGCGGGAATCATCGCGCGCGAATTGGGCTGT containing:
- a CDS encoding HlyD family efflux transporter periplasmic adaptor subunit; this translates as MSDDQQHFASDQSTTSVVLRQDLRVTPCEDARQPHVVVEDPVAGAFYRLGRIEYALASRLTASRTIAQAYRDVCEQYPDHRVSEDDAADLCRWLIDNQLAHTESSKSSARLHRSAEKSETDRFKQRVNPIAIRIPLLHPDRMVGSLVQFTGWIFSVPATAVGVLVMLFSGCLALMHWEQLTASTQYLFAPSSLSLLLLLAVTVGLKVIHEFAHAIVCKRYGGDVGEMGVLLILLAPLAYVDVSSVWRFRRRWQRIHVASAGIYLELLVAAIAMLVWRSADSALVRHVCTSVMLSAGVATLVFNANPLMKFDGYFMLVDWARAPNLYTDSQNQLRRLLRRLFLGGEVKEPQWTPGYRIAVGVYAPLALFWKGFVCLGLTLAATKLFHGLGTLLAVVACVCWIGGPAWRGFSMIRKAPRSGRRRFALAAAGSLALAGALSVVVPWPGATPVHAVVEYSPHEVVRAEVPGFVHAIHVDTGQWVSEGEQLLTLRNPELVLEAEQLETKIQQSTLRRRQQTLRGKHAAAQAEATEWESLTRRLQDANEQIDSLVVRASRSGVVVRRRLQELQGTYVAQGDELLVIGDESQKELRLLIPQDRYDQFRDQAGTAVRFRAPGQPTQMSALSTIIPRARTEVDYPSLLASNGGPLAVKHVSNDASQAAAEFELLVPHFEAIVPLDASQGAGLHSGQRASVSIGGLDRTIGSHLWRVTAEWIDQAVQATDR
- a CDS encoding HD domain-containing phosphohydrolase; amino-acid sequence: MIADDEPINIKLIQKYLRSAGYHEFVTTSESREVVDLVRSTRPDILILDVVMPHVTGLDILEIIRNDPDQAHLPVLIVTASTDEQTKIDALELGATDFLHKPVKPTELLPRVRNSLVLKAHHDQMAAYSKRLEAEVAQRTADLAQSREEVIHVLACAAEYRDQETGNHVIRVGRFAGIIARELGCSESDSELIEHAAILHDAGKIGISDSILLKPGRLSPDEFELMKRHCEFGERILKAQPSDESEPFLLHSRRPVTRSPVLRMASVIARTHHERWDGTGYPEQLAGEEIPIVGRITAVADVFDALSSKRCYKDALPLEQCIEIMRKERGKHFDPKVLDAFLARIDEASQIVVSLADQ